A genomic stretch from Theobroma cacao cultivar B97-61/B2 chromosome 4, Criollo_cocoa_genome_V2, whole genome shotgun sequence includes:
- the LOC18600961 gene encoding probable inactive leucine-rich repeat receptor-like protein kinase At3g03770 isoform X2, protein MGYFYLFVLTLFSWSYFIRPTHGLQTYHTQLLLQIRMHLEYPSQLQILDNYNGDLCNLSATGDVMISCQDNFVTELKIRGDKLANISGFNGYAIPNKTLSETFSIDSLVTTLTRLTSLRVLSLVSLGIWGPLPDKIHRLYSLELLDLSSNFMFGSIPPQISRMVKLQTLTLDGNYFNDTIPDTLDSISNLTVLSLRGNRLEGQFPSSICRISSLTDIALCHNKLSGELPDLSSLTRLRVLDLRENQLDSKLPGMPQGLVTALLAKNLFSGEIPGQFGKLSHLQHLDLSFNHLSGTPPSALFDLPSTTYLNLASNMLSGSLPEHLTCGSKLGFVDISSNKLSGELPSCLDNISDKRVVKFGGNCLSIDRQQQHQASHCKEANTRKSRREIAVLIAIIVGSVLLLVLLAFGVYILSRRCCRRRTFETHIRQKVVQDNPTNGVSPEVLANARFISEVVKLGTQGAPVCRLFPLEELKEATNNFDSSMFMGESSTGKLYKGRLENGTYVAIRSLTLLKKYSIQNLKVRLEFFSKLHHPHLVGLLGHCIDGGVQDDPSANKVFLVYDYVPNGNYHMHLSENCPEKVLKWSDRLAILIDVAKAVHFLHTGVIPGVFNNRLKTNNILLDEHRIAKLSDYGMSIIMEENEKLEAKGDGLKSSSHFLSHCRNCCTTSIRTCTPHQQLRRYCYHLNHSLIQLPSTFKHIL, encoded by the exons ATGGGATACTTTTACTTGTTCGTTCTAACATTGTTTTCTTGGAGTTATTTTATCCGACCTACTCATGGATTGCAAACTTATCACACTCAACTTCTGCTGCAAATAAGGATGCATTTAGAGTACCCTTCACAGTTGCAAATTCTGGATAATTACAATGGGGACCTCTGTAACTTGTCTGCAACAGGAGATGTGATGATATCTTGCCAGGACAATTTTGTCACCGAGCTTAAGATTAGGGGAGATAAGCTTGCCAATATTAGTGGATTCAATGGATATGCAATTCCTAATAAAACTTTGTCAGAGACTTTCTCCATTGATTCTTTGGTTACCACATTGACAAGGTTAACCAGTTTAAGGGTGCTTAGTTTAGTGTCTCTTGGGATTTGGGGGCCACTTCCTGATAAGATTCATAGGCTATATTCTCTTGAACTTTTAGACTTAAGCTCCAATTTCATGTTTGGCTCTATCCCACCACAGATATCTAGAATGGTTAAGCTTCAAACTCTAACATTggatggcaattattttaatgataCTATTCCTGATACACTGGATTCCATATCAAATCTTACTGTTCTAAGTTTGAGGGGCAACCGGTTGGAGGGTCAGTTTCCTTCTTCAATATGCAGAATTTCAAGTCTAACGGATATTGCCTTGTGCCACAATAAGCTTTCAGGAGAATTGCCTGATTTGAGTTCCTTAACTCGCCTGCGTGTGTTGGATTTAAGAGAAAATCAGTTGGATTCCAAACTGCCTGGCATGCCCCAAGGATTGGTTACAGCTCTTCTTGCTAAGAACTTATTCTCTGGTGAAATTCCTGGGCAATTTGGCAAACTGAGTCATCTTCAGCACCTTGACTTATCATTCAATCATCTGAGTGGAACACCCCCCTCTGCCTTGTTTGATTTGCCAAGCACGACTTACTTGAATTTGGCATCAAATATGCTGAGTGGTTCACTTCCAGAGCATCTAACTTGCGGTAGCAAACTTGGGTTTGTGGATATTTCTAGTAACAAGTTGTCTGGTGAACTTCCTTCTTGCTTGGACAATATCTCAGATAAGAGAGTAGTTAAATTTGGTGGGAATTGCTTGTCAATTGATCGCCAACAGCAGCATCAAGCTTCACATTGTAAAGAAGCAAACACAAGGAAAAGTAGAAGAGAGATAGCTGTACTAATTGCTATTATTGTCGGATCTGTTCTCCTTTTGGTTCTTTTGGCATTTGGGGTTTATATTCTGTCTAGAAGATGCTGCCGAAGACGGACTTTTGAAACTCACATAAGGCAAAAGGTTGTTCAAGACAATCCAACAAACGGGGTTTCACCTGAAGTTCTTGCAAATGCCA GATTTATTTCAGAAGTTGTTAAGTTAGGGACACAAGGTGCTCCAGTATGTCGACTGTTTCCTTTGGAAGAGTTGAAGGAAGCCACAAATAACTTTGATTCATCAATGTTTATGGGGGAAAGCTCCACTGGGAAG CTTTACAAAGGAAGATTGGAGAATGGGACCTATGTTGCCATTCGATCTTTGACTTTACTGAAGAAATATTCAATCCAAAATCTTAAAGTTAGGCTTGAGTTCTTCTCAAAGCTTCACCATCCACATTTAGTAGGCCTTTTGGGTCACTGTATTGATGGTGGTGTACAAGATGATCCCAGTGCAAACAAAGTCTTCCTTGTATATGACTATGTGCCTAATGGGAATTATCATATGCATCTATCAG AAAATTGTCCGGAGAAGGTTCTTAAGTGGTCAGATAGGTTAGCGATTCTAATTGATGTTGCCAAGGCTGTACATTTTCTACATACTGGGGTTATTCCTGGTGTTTTTAATAACCGGTTGAAGACAAATAATATATTGCTGGATGAGCATCGAATAGCAAAACTGAGTGACTATGGGATGTCCATCATcatggaagaaaatgaaaaactagAG gCAAAGGGAGATGGCTTAAAGTCTAG CTCCCACTTCCTTTCCCACTGTCGCAATTGCTGCACTACCAGCATTAGGACTTGTACCCCTCACCAACAACTCCGCCGTTACTGCTACCATCTCAACCATTCTCTTATCCAATTACCATCTACctttaaacatattttgtgA
- the LOC18600958 gene encoding protoporphyrinogen oxidase, chloroplastic/mitochondrial isoform X2 — translation MAAAKIKDKQTSAKRVAVVGAGVSGLAAAYKLKSHGLNVTMFEAEGRAGGKLRSVSQEGLIWDEGANTMTESEIEVRSLFDDLGIRDKQQVPIAQKKRYIVRNGVPVLIPSNPIALITSNILSAKSKFQIILEPFLWKKSDASKVSDAYNLESVGGFFQRHFGQEVVDYLIDPFVAGTSAGDPESLSMRHSFPELWDLEKRFGSIIVGAVKSKLSAKRENRGERKTSEKRKPLPGPFSFQGGMQTLTDMLCKDLSKDELKLKSKVLSLSYSHDGKSTLENWSLSYASDRDKRSQGSSFDAVVMTAPLCNVKEMKIMKGGKLFPLNFIPQVSYMPLSVIITTFKKENVKKPLEGFGVLVPSKEQQNGLKTLGTLFSSIMFPDRAPNNLYLYTTFVGGSRNKELAKASTDELKHIVTSDLRQLLGVEGEPTFLNHFYWSKAFPLYGRNYASVLKAIEKMETDLPGFFYAGNHKGGLSVGKAIASGCKAADLVISYLESSHQKLLKD, via the exons CTTCTGCCAAAAGAGTGGCTGTCGTTGGCGCTGGTGTAAG TGGACTCGCGGCGGCTTACAAGTTGAAATCACATGGTTTGAATGTTACGATGTTTGAAGCTGAAGGAAGGGCTGGAGGGAAGTTAAGAAGTGTTTCGCAGGAGGGTTTGATATGGGATGAAGGAGCAAATACAATG ACTGAAAGTGAGATTGAAGTGAGAAGTTTGTTTGATGATCTTGGTATTCGGGATAAGCAGCAAGTT CCGATCGCACAAAAGAAGCGGTATATTGTGAGAAATGGGGTGCCTGTATTA ATTCCCTCAAATCCCATTGCACTAATCACAAGCAACATTCTTTCAGCAAAATCAAAG tttcaaattattttggaGCCTTTTTTGTGGAAGAAAAGTGACGCTTCAAAAGTATCTGATGCTTATAATCTGGAAAG TGTGGGTGGATTCTTTCAGCGACATTTTGGGCAAGAG GTTGTGGATTACCTCATCGACCCATTTGTTGCTGGGACCAGTGCTGGAGATCCTGAGTCTCTTTCT ATGCGCCATTCCTTTCCAGAGCTATGGGATCTTGAGAAAAG GTTTGGCTCTATCATAGTTGGAGCAGTTAAATCTAAATTATCTGCCAAAAGGGAAAATcgtggagaaagaaaaacttcAGAGAAAAGGAAGCCTCTGCCCGGCCCATTTTCCTTTCAGGGCGGAATGCAG ACACTTACTGATATGTTGTGCAAAGATCTTTCCAAAGATGAGCTTAAACTGAAATCAAAGGTTTTATCGTTATCTTACAGTCATGATGGGAAGTCTACATTAGAGAATTGGTCTCTCTCTTATGCTTCTGATCGTGACAAGCGCTCACAAGGTTCATCTTTTGATGCTGTAGTAATGACG GCTCCCCTGTGCAAcgttaaagaaatgaaaattatgaaagGAGGAAAGCTTTTTCCATTGAACTTTATCCCACAG GTGAGTTATATGCCACTATCCGTTATAATTACCACCTTTAAGAAGGAGAATGTCAAGAAGCCCCTAGAAGGATTTGGAGTTCTTGTACCTTCAAAGGAGCAACAAAATGGCTTAAAAACTCTGG GTACACTTTTTTCATCTATAATGTTTCCAGATCGTGCACCTAATAATTTGTATCTCTATACTACGTTTGTTGGGGGAAGTCGAAATAAGGAGCTGGCAAAAGCCTCAAC AGATGAGTTGAAGCATATTGTTACTTCTGACCTTCGGCAGTTGCTGGGAGTGGAGGGAGAACCCACATTCTTGAA TCATTTCTACTGGAGCAAGGCATTCCCGTTATATGGCCGTAACTATGCTTCAGTCTTGAAAGCAATTGAAAAGATGGAGACAGATCTTCCTGGATTCTTCTATGCGG GTAACCACAAAGGCGGATTATCAGTTGGGAAAGCGATTGCCTCTGGGTGCAAAGCAGCTGACCTTGTAATCTCATATTTGGAATCTTCACATCAGAAGCTGCTCAAAGATTGA
- the LOC18600961 gene encoding probable inactive leucine-rich repeat receptor-like protein kinase At3g03770 isoform X1: protein MGYFYLFVLTLFSWSYFIRPTHGLQTYHTQLLLQIRMHLEYPSQLQILDNYNGDLCNLSATGDVMISCQDNFVTELKIRGDKLANISGFNGYAIPNKTLSETFSIDSLVTTLTRLTSLRVLSLVSLGIWGPLPDKIHRLYSLELLDLSSNFMFGSIPPQISRMVKLQTLTLDGNYFNDTIPDTLDSISNLTVLSLRGNRLEGQFPSSICRISSLTDIALCHNKLSGELPDLSSLTRLRVLDLRENQLDSKLPGMPQGLVTALLAKNLFSGEIPGQFGKLSHLQHLDLSFNHLSGTPPSALFDLPSTTYLNLASNMLSGSLPEHLTCGSKLGFVDISSNKLSGELPSCLDNISDKRVVKFGGNCLSIDRQQQHQASHCKEANTRKSRREIAVLIAIIVGSVLLLVLLAFGVYILSRRCCRRRTFETHIRQKVVQDNPTNGVSPEVLANARFISEVVKLGTQGAPVCRLFPLEELKEATNNFDSSMFMGESSTGKLYKGRLENGTYVAIRSLTLLKKYSIQNLKVRLEFFSKLHHPHLVGLLGHCIDGGVQDDPSANKVFLVYDYVPNGNYHMHLSENCPEKVLKWSDRLAILIDVAKAVHFLHTGVIPGVFNNRLKTNNILLDEHRIAKLSDYGMSIIMEENEKLEAKGDGLKSSQRKNLEDDVYNFGFILLESLVGPIVSGKGETFLLNEMASFGSQDGRKQIVDPSVLTTCSQESLSIVVSITGKCICPEPSSRPSFEDVLWNLQYAAQVQAAADVDQKSDST, encoded by the exons ATGGGATACTTTTACTTGTTCGTTCTAACATTGTTTTCTTGGAGTTATTTTATCCGACCTACTCATGGATTGCAAACTTATCACACTCAACTTCTGCTGCAAATAAGGATGCATTTAGAGTACCCTTCACAGTTGCAAATTCTGGATAATTACAATGGGGACCTCTGTAACTTGTCTGCAACAGGAGATGTGATGATATCTTGCCAGGACAATTTTGTCACCGAGCTTAAGATTAGGGGAGATAAGCTTGCCAATATTAGTGGATTCAATGGATATGCAATTCCTAATAAAACTTTGTCAGAGACTTTCTCCATTGATTCTTTGGTTACCACATTGACAAGGTTAACCAGTTTAAGGGTGCTTAGTTTAGTGTCTCTTGGGATTTGGGGGCCACTTCCTGATAAGATTCATAGGCTATATTCTCTTGAACTTTTAGACTTAAGCTCCAATTTCATGTTTGGCTCTATCCCACCACAGATATCTAGAATGGTTAAGCTTCAAACTCTAACATTggatggcaattattttaatgataCTATTCCTGATACACTGGATTCCATATCAAATCTTACTGTTCTAAGTTTGAGGGGCAACCGGTTGGAGGGTCAGTTTCCTTCTTCAATATGCAGAATTTCAAGTCTAACGGATATTGCCTTGTGCCACAATAAGCTTTCAGGAGAATTGCCTGATTTGAGTTCCTTAACTCGCCTGCGTGTGTTGGATTTAAGAGAAAATCAGTTGGATTCCAAACTGCCTGGCATGCCCCAAGGATTGGTTACAGCTCTTCTTGCTAAGAACTTATTCTCTGGTGAAATTCCTGGGCAATTTGGCAAACTGAGTCATCTTCAGCACCTTGACTTATCATTCAATCATCTGAGTGGAACACCCCCCTCTGCCTTGTTTGATTTGCCAAGCACGACTTACTTGAATTTGGCATCAAATATGCTGAGTGGTTCACTTCCAGAGCATCTAACTTGCGGTAGCAAACTTGGGTTTGTGGATATTTCTAGTAACAAGTTGTCTGGTGAACTTCCTTCTTGCTTGGACAATATCTCAGATAAGAGAGTAGTTAAATTTGGTGGGAATTGCTTGTCAATTGATCGCCAACAGCAGCATCAAGCTTCACATTGTAAAGAAGCAAACACAAGGAAAAGTAGAAGAGAGATAGCTGTACTAATTGCTATTATTGTCGGATCTGTTCTCCTTTTGGTTCTTTTGGCATTTGGGGTTTATATTCTGTCTAGAAGATGCTGCCGAAGACGGACTTTTGAAACTCACATAAGGCAAAAGGTTGTTCAAGACAATCCAACAAACGGGGTTTCACCTGAAGTTCTTGCAAATGCCA GATTTATTTCAGAAGTTGTTAAGTTAGGGACACAAGGTGCTCCAGTATGTCGACTGTTTCCTTTGGAAGAGTTGAAGGAAGCCACAAATAACTTTGATTCATCAATGTTTATGGGGGAAAGCTCCACTGGGAAG CTTTACAAAGGAAGATTGGAGAATGGGACCTATGTTGCCATTCGATCTTTGACTTTACTGAAGAAATATTCAATCCAAAATCTTAAAGTTAGGCTTGAGTTCTTCTCAAAGCTTCACCATCCACATTTAGTAGGCCTTTTGGGTCACTGTATTGATGGTGGTGTACAAGATGATCCCAGTGCAAACAAAGTCTTCCTTGTATATGACTATGTGCCTAATGGGAATTATCATATGCATCTATCAG AAAATTGTCCGGAGAAGGTTCTTAAGTGGTCAGATAGGTTAGCGATTCTAATTGATGTTGCCAAGGCTGTACATTTTCTACATACTGGGGTTATTCCTGGTGTTTTTAATAACCGGTTGAAGACAAATAATATATTGCTGGATGAGCATCGAATAGCAAAACTGAGTGACTATGGGATGTCCATCATcatggaagaaaatgaaaaactagAG gCAAAGGGAGATGGCTTAAAGTCTAG CCAAAGGAAAAATTTAGAGGATGATGTTTACAACTTTGGATTTATATTACTTGAGTCTCTTGTTGGGCCTATAGTGAGTGGCAAAGGAGAAACATTTCTTCTGAATGAAATG GCATCCTTTGGCAGCCAGGATGGTCGAAAGCAAATTGTGGATCCATCTGTGTTGACCACTTGCTCACAGGAGTCATTATCAATAGTGGTATCTATTACTGGCAAATGTATATGTCCTGAGCCATCATCTCGGCCTTCTTTTGAGGATGTTCTTTGGAACTTGCAGTATGCAGCTCAAGTCCAGGCTGCAGCCGATGTTGATCAGAAATCTGATTCTACATAA
- the LOC18600958 gene encoding protoporphyrinogen oxidase, chloroplastic/mitochondrial isoform X1, with protein MAAAKIKDKQTSAKRVAVVGAGVSGLAAAYKLKSHGLNVTMFEAEGRAGGKLRSVSQEGLIWDEGANTMTESEIEVRSLFDDLGIRDKQQVPIAQKKRYIVRNGVPVLIPSNPIALITSNILSAKSKFQIILEPFLWKKSDASKVSDAYNLESVGGFFQRHFGQEVVDYLIDPFVAGTSAGDPESLSQMRHSFPELWDLEKRFGSIIVGAVKSKLSAKRENRGERKTSEKRKPLPGPFSFQGGMQTLTDMLCKDLSKDELKLKSKVLSLSYSHDGKSTLENWSLSYASDRDKRSQGSSFDAVVMTAPLCNVKEMKIMKGGKLFPLNFIPQVSYMPLSVIITTFKKENVKKPLEGFGVLVPSKEQQNGLKTLGTLFSSIMFPDRAPNNLYLYTTFVGGSRNKELAKASTDELKHIVTSDLRQLLGVEGEPTFLNHFYWSKAFPLYGRNYASVLKAIEKMETDLPGFFYAGNHKGGLSVGKAIASGCKAADLVISYLESSHQKLLKD; from the exons CTTCTGCCAAAAGAGTGGCTGTCGTTGGCGCTGGTGTAAG TGGACTCGCGGCGGCTTACAAGTTGAAATCACATGGTTTGAATGTTACGATGTTTGAAGCTGAAGGAAGGGCTGGAGGGAAGTTAAGAAGTGTTTCGCAGGAGGGTTTGATATGGGATGAAGGAGCAAATACAATG ACTGAAAGTGAGATTGAAGTGAGAAGTTTGTTTGATGATCTTGGTATTCGGGATAAGCAGCAAGTT CCGATCGCACAAAAGAAGCGGTATATTGTGAGAAATGGGGTGCCTGTATTA ATTCCCTCAAATCCCATTGCACTAATCACAAGCAACATTCTTTCAGCAAAATCAAAG tttcaaattattttggaGCCTTTTTTGTGGAAGAAAAGTGACGCTTCAAAAGTATCTGATGCTTATAATCTGGAAAG TGTGGGTGGATTCTTTCAGCGACATTTTGGGCAAGAG GTTGTGGATTACCTCATCGACCCATTTGTTGCTGGGACCAGTGCTGGAGATCCTGAGTCTCTTTCT CAGATGCGCCATTCCTTTCCAGAGCTATGGGATCTTGAGAAAAG GTTTGGCTCTATCATAGTTGGAGCAGTTAAATCTAAATTATCTGCCAAAAGGGAAAATcgtggagaaagaaaaacttcAGAGAAAAGGAAGCCTCTGCCCGGCCCATTTTCCTTTCAGGGCGGAATGCAG ACACTTACTGATATGTTGTGCAAAGATCTTTCCAAAGATGAGCTTAAACTGAAATCAAAGGTTTTATCGTTATCTTACAGTCATGATGGGAAGTCTACATTAGAGAATTGGTCTCTCTCTTATGCTTCTGATCGTGACAAGCGCTCACAAGGTTCATCTTTTGATGCTGTAGTAATGACG GCTCCCCTGTGCAAcgttaaagaaatgaaaattatgaaagGAGGAAAGCTTTTTCCATTGAACTTTATCCCACAG GTGAGTTATATGCCACTATCCGTTATAATTACCACCTTTAAGAAGGAGAATGTCAAGAAGCCCCTAGAAGGATTTGGAGTTCTTGTACCTTCAAAGGAGCAACAAAATGGCTTAAAAACTCTGG GTACACTTTTTTCATCTATAATGTTTCCAGATCGTGCACCTAATAATTTGTATCTCTATACTACGTTTGTTGGGGGAAGTCGAAATAAGGAGCTGGCAAAAGCCTCAAC AGATGAGTTGAAGCATATTGTTACTTCTGACCTTCGGCAGTTGCTGGGAGTGGAGGGAGAACCCACATTCTTGAA TCATTTCTACTGGAGCAAGGCATTCCCGTTATATGGCCGTAACTATGCTTCAGTCTTGAAAGCAATTGAAAAGATGGAGACAGATCTTCCTGGATTCTTCTATGCGG GTAACCACAAAGGCGGATTATCAGTTGGGAAAGCGATTGCCTCTGGGTGCAAAGCAGCTGACCTTGTAATCTCATATTTGGAATCTTCACATCAGAAGCTGCTCAAAGATTGA
- the LOC18600959 gene encoding 3-dehydrosphinganine reductase TSC10A, with product MLLFPLVLFPFLLLLLYFIVRPRPVNIPIKNRHVFITGGSSGIGLALAHQAASQGARVSLLARSLSKLEEAKQSIRLSSGVDVSIFAADVRDYDAVQKAINDAGPIDVLVVNQGVFVPQELEKQGLEEVKFMIDVNLMGSFNVIKAVLPLMKERKDRGPTSIALMSSQAGQVGVYGYTAYSASKFGLRGLAEALQQEVIADNIHVTLIFPPDTDTPGFEQESKVRPELTTILAGSSGSMKADKVAKKALDGIKSGSFIVPCNFEGQMLAIATAGLSPQRSFLMAFFEVAFIGICRLVALFFQWNWYGSIEQWHAKKKEK from the exons ATGCTGCTCTTTCCTCTTGTTCTGTTTCCCTTCCTTCTCCTCCTCCTTTACTTCATCGTCCGTCCCCGCCCCGTCAACATCCCTATCAAAAACCGCCACGTGTTCATTACAGGCGGGTCAAGCGGCATCGGGCTAGCCTTAGCCCACCAGGCCGCTTCCCAGGGAGCCCGTGTCTCCCTCCTAGCCCGCTCTCTTAGCAAGCTCGAAGAAGCGAAACAATCAATTCGACTTTCCTCCGGAGTTGACGTTTCGATCTTTGCTGCTGATGTTCGTGACTACGACGCCGTTCAGAAGGCGATCAACGATGCCGGGCCCATCGATGTGCTGGTGGTTAACCAGGGTGTTTTTGTGCCTCAGGAGCTGGAGAAGCAGGGATTGGAGGAGGTCAAGTTTATGATCGATGTGAATTTGATGGGAAGTTTTAATGTCATCAAAGCTGTTTTGCCGTTGATGAAGGAGAGGAAGGACCGTGGGCCGACCTCCATTGCTCTTATGTCTTCCCAAGCTGGTCAG GTGGGGGTTTATGGTTACACAGCTTACTCCGCGAGTAAATTTGGGCTAAGGGGATTAGCAGAAGCATTGCAGCAGGAGGTTATTGCGGATAATATTCATGTCACTCTCATATTTCCACCAGATACTGACACTCCTGGTTTTGAGCAAG AAAGTAAAGTTAGACCAGAGCTCACAACGATTCTAGCAGGCTCCTCTGGTTCAATGAAAGCTGATAAAGTTGCCAAGAAAGCTTTAGATGGCATCAAATCCGGAAGTTTCATTGTCCCTTGCAACTTTGAGGGGCAGATGCTTGCCATAGCTACTGCCGGTTTGTCCCCTCAAAGATCATTCTTGATGGCATTCTTTGAGGTGGCTTTTATTGGTATATGTCGTCTTGTAGCTTTATTTTTCCAATGGAACTGGTATGGGAGCATAGAACAGTGGCATGCAAAGAAGAAAG AGAAATAG